Proteins from a single region of Fodinicurvata sediminis DSM 21159:
- a CDS encoding TIGR02444 family protein, which translates to MTKGSSLDREGLSFWDFSLAFYERPSVAQACLELQDDHGQDVNLVLFCFYVAGHGKTLQAAELEDLWQVISPWQEHVVRPLRQVRRWMKRPEVLQCVDCASLREAIKQQELEAERLQQSFLQDAMEFDGKKSGFTDKEKAACAAASLDVLFASVNPAPSDERSKLADRLLQAYTDYLQS; encoded by the coding sequence GTGACTAAGGGAAGCAGCTTGGACAGGGAAGGGCTGTCCTTCTGGGATTTCTCACTGGCCTTCTATGAGCGGCCCAGCGTGGCACAGGCTTGTCTGGAGCTGCAGGATGACCACGGTCAGGACGTCAATCTGGTGCTTTTCTGCTTCTATGTTGCAGGCCATGGAAAGACACTGCAGGCGGCGGAGCTGGAAGATCTCTGGCAGGTCATTTCACCCTGGCAGGAGCATGTGGTCCGGCCACTACGCCAGGTTCGACGCTGGATGAAGCGTCCTGAAGTACTTCAGTGCGTGGATTGCGCCAGCTTGCGTGAGGCTATCAAGCAGCAGGAATTGGAGGCTGAACGCCTTCAGCAGTCGTTCCTTCAGGATGCCATGGAGTTTGACGGCAAAAAGTCGGGCTTTACGGATAAGGAAAAGGCGGCCTGTGCGGCCGCCAGTCTGGATGTACTTTTCGCCTCTGTGAATCCCGCGCCTTCGGACGAGAGAAGCAAGCTGGCGGATAGACTCCTGCAGGCCTATACCGACTATCTTCAGTCCTGA
- a CDS encoding ATP-dependent 6-phosphofructokinase, which produces MADIKRIGVLTSGGDCAGLNAVIRAVVQRAVEDHGWHVVGIHKGTAGLLSRPVEAETLDLSRFDGTLLRRAGTVLGTTNKGDPFAFPLPDGSVVDRSDEIVEGLQELGIDALIGIGGDGSLAILERLCRKAQLPLIGIPKTIDNDVARTEVAVGYSTAVEVATDALDHLQPTAASHDRIMVLEVMGRDAGHIALSAGIAGGADIILIPEIPWSAESLSRKIEALRHQDRNFALVVVAEAVRREDGQPVGRTTEAGKVQYGGIGHYVGERLGQMTGAEVRVTVLGHVQRGGTPIARDRLIASIFGVHAVDLIAQGQGGVMVAWEGRSVNAVPLDQIIDQPHRVDPKGALVNAARGLGICLGD; this is translated from the coding sequence ATGGCAGACATCAAGCGAATCGGCGTCCTGACCAGCGGTGGGGACTGTGCCGGATTGAATGCCGTGATTCGTGCGGTTGTTCAGCGTGCTGTCGAGGATCATGGCTGGCATGTCGTCGGCATCCACAAGGGAACCGCAGGACTGCTCAGCCGCCCCGTGGAGGCCGAGACCCTGGACCTGTCGCGCTTTGACGGCACCCTGCTGCGCCGGGCGGGTACGGTACTGGGAACGACGAACAAGGGCGATCCCTTTGCGTTTCCGTTGCCAGACGGATCTGTGGTCGATCGCTCCGATGAAATCGTCGAAGGTCTGCAAGAACTGGGAATCGATGCGCTGATCGGGATCGGGGGCGATGGCAGTCTGGCCATCCTGGAACGCCTCTGTCGAAAGGCACAGCTGCCGCTTATCGGCATTCCAAAGACGATCGACAATGATGTCGCGCGCACAGAGGTTGCGGTGGGCTATTCGACCGCGGTGGAGGTGGCGACCGACGCACTGGATCACCTGCAGCCAACCGCTGCCAGCCACGATCGCATCATGGTGCTTGAGGTCATGGGCCGCGACGCCGGCCATATAGCCTTGAGTGCCGGAATTGCAGGTGGGGCGGACATCATACTGATCCCGGAAATCCCCTGGTCTGCAGAAAGCCTGTCCCGCAAGATCGAAGCCTTGCGGCACCAGGACCGCAACTTCGCCCTGGTGGTCGTCGCGGAAGCAGTGCGCCGCGAGGACGGACAGCCCGTGGGACGGACCACGGAAGCCGGCAAGGTCCAGTATGGAGGCATCGGCCACTATGTGGGCGAGCGCCTGGGCCAGATGACCGGAGCTGAAGTTCGCGTCACCGTGCTGGGACATGTCCAGAGGGGCGGGACGCCGATTGCACGGGATCGCCTGATCGCCTCTATCTTCGGTGTCCATGCCGTGGATCTGATTGCCCAGGGGCAGGGGGGCGTGATGGTGGCCTGGGAAGGGCGTTCCGTGAACGCTGTTCCGCTGGATCAGATCATTGACCAGCCGCACCGTGTGGATCCGAAGGGAGCCCTGGTCAATGCGGCGCGTGGACTGGGAATCTGTCTGGGTGACTAA
- a CDS encoding YdcH family protein, which translates to MDKTYNESEETPTQLRERLEALRMEHRDLDDAIQRMVENPPYDQLKMQRLKKRKLTLKDRISDIEDRLIPDIIA; encoded by the coding sequence ATGGACAAGACCTACAACGAGAGTGAAGAGACTCCCACACAGCTGCGTGAACGGCTCGAGGCGCTGCGCATGGAACACCGTGACCTGGATGACGCCATCCAGCGAATGGTCGAGAATCCACCTTACGACCAATTGAAGATGCAGCGTCTCAAGAAGCGGAAGTTGACGCTGAAAGACAGGATCTCCGACATTGAAGACCGTCTGATCCCGGACATCATCGCCTGA
- a CDS encoding GGDEF domain-containing protein — protein sequence MKITGTTPPVRTERVRTGEKKDASQTGRSPGFDSIADVTTFCGLSESELTPKVRHALQELFSEVSRLHQELDRAQGRIEYLEQLSDEDTLVPLINRRAFVRELDRYISFSERYGMPSSLIYLDLDGMKRINDSHGHAAGDAVLLHVAELLRRNLRGSDILARLGGDEFGAILVQADLESAERKASELAELLSRTPLYWEGHEIPVSASWGVYRFDGREQVEEALRNADDQMYERKRKKQERLENG from the coding sequence ATGAAAATAACTGGAACAACGCCACCCGTCAGGACGGAAAGGGTTCGGACGGGAGAAAAGAAGGACGCGAGCCAAACCGGACGCAGTCCCGGCTTTGATTCCATCGCCGATGTGACGACTTTCTGTGGTCTGTCCGAAAGCGAATTGACCCCCAAGGTCCGGCATGCCTTGCAGGAGCTTTTCTCCGAAGTTTCGCGCCTGCATCAGGAATTGGATCGTGCGCAGGGCAGGATCGAGTATCTCGAGCAGCTGTCGGACGAGGACACACTCGTCCCTCTGATCAACCGGCGGGCCTTCGTGCGGGAACTGGACCGTTACATCTCGTTTTCCGAGCGTTACGGCATGCCCAGCAGCCTGATCTATCTGGATCTGGATGGCATGAAGCGCATCAACGACAGTCATGGCCATGCTGCCGGAGATGCCGTGCTGTTGCATGTGGCGGAGCTTCTGCGCCGGAACCTGCGGGGGTCGGACATCCTGGCTCGTCTGGGCGGAGACGAGTTCGGTGCCATCCTGGTGCAGGCCGATCTGGAGAGTGCCGAGCGCAAGGCCAGCGAACTGGCGGAACTCTTGTCCCGCACGCCTCTTTATTGGGAAGGGCATGAGATACCGGTTTCGGCCTCGTGGGGCGTCTATCGTTTCGATGGCCGTGAACAGGTGGAAGAGGCCCTGCGCAATGCGGATGACCAGATGTACGAACGCAAGCGCAAGAAGCAGGAGCGGCTGGAGAACGGTTGA
- the purE gene encoding 5-(carboxyamino)imidazole ribonucleotide mutase, with protein MGQQPLVGVIMGSQSDWQTMRHAADILDELQVAHETRIVSAHRTPERLFDYARNARERGLKVIIAGAGGAAHLPGMVASLTSLPVLGVPVESKALQGMDSLLSIAQMPGGVPVGTLAIGNSGARNAGLLAASILSLSDAGLAERLDSYRSKQSDSVAERPSDHD; from the coding sequence ATGGGCCAGCAGCCTCTGGTGGGCGTCATCATGGGCAGCCAGTCCGACTGGCAGACCATGAGACACGCCGCGGACATTCTTGATGAGCTTCAGGTGGCACACGAAACACGCATCGTTTCGGCACACCGCACGCCCGAGCGCCTTTTTGACTATGCCCGAAACGCACGCGAGCGCGGCCTGAAGGTGATCATCGCCGGAGCCGGGGGGGCTGCCCATCTGCCGGGGATGGTTGCCAGTCTGACCAGCCTGCCGGTCCTGGGCGTTCCCGTGGAAAGCAAGGCCCTGCAGGGTATGGACAGCCTGCTGTCCATCGCCCAGATGCCGGGTGGCGTCCCCGTCGGCACCCTGGCCATCGGCAATTCCGGGGCCCGGAATGCCGGCCTGCTGGCGGCTTCGATCCTTTCCCTGTCCGACGCCGGGCTTGCCGAGCGGCTGGACAGTTACCGCAGCAAACAAAGCGACAGCGTTGCCGAAAGGCCTTCAGACCATGACTAA
- a CDS encoding 5-(carboxyamino)imidazole ribonucleotide synthase, whose protein sequence is MTKPKHETLPPGSVIGILGGGQLGRMTALAAARLGYRSHIFCPGDDEPACQVTSLSTQAAYDDEQALAAFADAVDVVTFEFENVPSRTAEILAERVSVHPGPHILHICQNRLREKDFLASIQIPTTRYTEVAGPEAVQRALRDLGAPVILKSCDFGYDGKGQVLLRNEGEAAEAWEEMRRHAPQSNGVMEGFVDFTCEISVIAARGRDGTLTTYPAVENQHRERILDQTLVPARIPTDVADKAEVLARHIAEEMNLVGLIAVEMFVTQDNRVLVNEMAPRPHNSGHWSMDACYTPQFEQLVRAVTGLPLGSTERHSDAVMRNLIGAQSEDWYEILQDPTARLHLYGKAEARPGRKMGHVNKLIPRR, encoded by the coding sequence ATGACTAAGCCCAAGCACGAAACCCTGCCCCCCGGCTCCGTGATCGGCATCCTGGGTGGTGGCCAACTGGGTCGCATGACGGCCCTGGCTGCAGCGCGTCTGGGCTATCGCAGTCACATTTTCTGTCCAGGTGACGACGAGCCAGCCTGCCAGGTGACCTCGCTCTCCACCCAGGCGGCCTATGACGACGAGCAGGCTCTGGCCGCCTTCGCTGATGCCGTTGACGTGGTCACCTTCGAGTTCGAGAACGTGCCCTCCCGGACAGCGGAGATCCTGGCCGAACGTGTCTCTGTCCACCCCGGCCCGCACATCCTTCACATCTGCCAGAACCGACTGCGTGAGAAGGACTTCCTGGCGTCGATACAGATTCCCACCACCCGCTATACCGAAGTGGCAGGCCCCGAGGCCGTGCAGCGGGCGCTGCGCGATCTCGGCGCACCGGTCATTTTGAAGAGTTGCGATTTCGGCTACGACGGCAAGGGGCAGGTCCTGCTGCGCAACGAGGGCGAAGCGGCCGAGGCCTGGGAGGAAATGCGCCGGCATGCCCCCCAAAGCAATGGCGTCATGGAAGGCTTTGTCGATTTCACCTGCGAGATTTCCGTGATTGCCGCACGCGGGCGTGACGGTACCCTGACCACCTATCCCGCTGTGGAGAATCAGCACCGCGAGCGCATCCTGGACCAGACGCTTGTGCCGGCACGCATCCCCACGGACGTCGCCGACAAGGCTGAAGTCCTGGCGCGCCACATCGCCGAAGAAATGAACCTGGTCGGCCTGATCGCGGTGGAGATGTTCGTCACCCAGGACAACCGTGTCCTGGTCAACGAGATGGCGCCGCGTCCACACAACTCGGGGCACTGGTCAATGGACGCCTGCTACACACCGCAGTTCGAGCAGTTGGTCCGTGCCGTCACTGGCCTGCCGCTCGGCTCCACCGAGCGGCATTCCGATGCCGTCATGCGCAACCTGATCGGCGCGCAGAGCGAAGACTGGTACGAGATTCTCCAGGATCCCACGGCCCGCCTGCACCTTTACGGCAAGGCCGAGGCCCGTCCCGGCCGCAAGATGGGTCACGTCAACAAGCTGATCCCGCGGCGATGA